ACGCTGAAGTGGCGCGTGGTGGTGCCGGATGGAGCGGGCTTCCTGCGCTACAAGGCGGTCGCTTCCGCCGGCTCGATCAGCGATGGGGAGGAAGGCTGGCTGCCGATCATTCCGCGGCGCATTCTGGTCACGGAGTCGCTGGCATTGCCGGTGCGCGATGCGGGCAAGAAGGAGTTCGAGTTCACCAAGCTTTTGCAGAGTGGTGGCTCGGATTCGCTGGAGAACCGCTTCCTGCATGTGCAGGTGGTGTCGCAGCCGGCGTGGTATGCGGTGATGTCGCTGCCTTACCTGATGGAGTTCCCGCATGAGTGTGCGGAGCAGACCTTCAACCGCTACTATGCGAATGCACTGGCACGTAGCATCGCGACTTCGGATCCGAAGATCCGGCGGGTGTTCGAGCAGTGGAAGGCGGGAGGCAAGGCGCTCGATAGTCCCTTGCTGAAGAACCAGGATCTCAAGGGTATTCTGTTAGATGAAACGCCGTGGCTTGCGGAAGCGAAGAGCGAGTCGGAAGCGCGGCGCAAGGTCGGCCTGCTTTTCGATGACAACCAGCTCGGCCGCGAATTGGAGAAGGCGCTCGCGAAGCTGGCGGCGATGCAGCATGGCGACGGTCTGTGGCCTTGGTTCCCGGGCGGCCGGGGTGACGAGTATATTTCGCTCTATATTAGCACCGGGTTCGCGCGCCTGCGTGCACTGGGTGTCGAGACCGATGTCACTCCCGCGTTGAAAGCCTTGGAGGCAATCGATGCCGGAATCACCGATCGCTATCAGGAACTGCTCAAGAACAAGCAGCTCGACAACAACAACCTCGACTCACGCATCGCGCTTTACCTCTACACCCGGAGCTTCTTCCTGAAGGACAAGGCGCTGAAGGCGGAAGACAAGGTGGCCTTCGACTACTTTGCCGGGCAGGCACGCAAGCACTGGACCGGTCTTGGCAGCCGGATGTCGAAGGCGCATGCCGCGCTGGCCTTGCATCGTCTGGGCGACAAGGAGGTGCCGAAGCTGGTGACCCGCTCGTTGAAGGAGCATGCGAAGATCGAGGGAGAGCTTGGCATGTATTGGAAGGACAGCCAGGGCGAGGGCTGGTGGTGGTGGCAGGCGCCGATCGAGACGCAGGCGATGATGATCGAGGCTTTCCGCGACATTGATCAGGATGAGAAGGCGGTCGAGGACTGCCAGGTGTGGCTGATCAAGCAGAAGCAGGTGCAGGATTGGAAGACCACGAAGGCGACGGCCGATGCGGTTTACTCGCTGCTGCGTGGGGGCCGGAACCTGCTGGGCTCGGATGCCTTGCTGAAGATCTCGCTCGGTGGCGCGGAAGTGAAACCGGAGTCGGTCGAGGCAGGCACGGGCTTTTATGAAAGCCGTTTCACCGAATCGGCTGTGAAGCCGGAGCTTGGCAAGATCGAGGTGGAGAAGACCGACAAGGGCGTGAGCTGGGCGAGCGTGCATTGGCAGTATCTGGAGGACATGGCCAAGATCACTCCGCACGACGGGACGCCGCTGCATCTGGAGAAGTCATTGTTCGTGCGCAAGAATAGCGACAAGGGGTCGGTGCTGGTGCCCTTGGAAGGGGCCGTGAAGGTCGGCGACGAGCTGGTGACCCGCGTGGTGCTGAAGAACGATCGAGCGATGGAGTATGTCCACCTCAAGGACCTGCGGGGCAGCGGCACCGAGCCGGTGAACGTGCTGAGCGGCTACCGCTGGCAGGATGGCTTCGGCTACTATGAAGTCACCCGCGATACGGCTAGCCACTTCTTCATCGATCGCCTGCCGCCGGGGACGCATGTCTTCGAGACCAGCGTCCGGGTGCAGCATGCCGGGAAGTATCAGACCGGCATTGCGGAAATCCGTTGCATGTATGCGCCGGAGTTCAATGCCCACAGCGCCAGCCTGCCGATCACGGTGGAATAGCTCATGCATCGCGTGATCCATGCCTTGTTCGCGGTTTGCTTCGCCGTCCATGCGGAGGAAGCCGCTTACGTGGAGAAGAGCAGCATCGCCTCACCGCATGCCACCCAGGCGGCTGCGGCGGACGAACGGTTCGTGTATGCGGTATCGAACAAGGTCATCGCGAAGCTGGACCGTTCAAACGGCGCGGAGCTTGCCCTGAGTGAGGGAGAGGCCTTCCATCTGAATAGTGCCCTGCTCCTGGATGGAAGGCTCTACAGCGCCCATTCGAACTTCCCGGAGAAGCCGGAGCAGAGCGACATCCGCGTGCTGGATCCGGAGAGCATGAAGCTGGAGGTGTTCCATCGTTTCGAGAGTCCGCCGGGAAGCCTGACCTGGGCAATCCAGCGCGAGGGGAGCTGGTGGTGTCACTTCGCCGGCTACGGTGCGGAGAAGAACAAGTCGTGCCTGGTCCGCTTCGATGCGGAGTGGAAGGAGACCGCCCGCTGGGCCTATCCGGAGGAACTGATGAAGGACTGGGGGCTGATGAGTCTTTCCGGCGGAATCTGGCAGGGTGATGTCCTGCTCGCCACCGGGCATGACAAGAAGCTCATCTACCGGCTGAAACTGCCCGTCGCGGGAGGGGTGGTCGAATGGCTCGGGACCATTCCGTCGCCCTTTCCGGGACAGGGAATTGCCGCCGATCCGAAGGGCGGGGGACTGGTGGGCATCGACCGGAAGCGGAAGGCGGTGGTCTTCGCAGAGCTGGAAACAGCCACGCAGCGGTGATCCGCTGACTTATTCACAATCGGTTCACATCCGCGGGTTGCTCTTGCAATTTTAGACCTCTTGCCACGGGGGATTCGGGAGGGGTAAAACGACCCTCCAACCATGAGTGAGGTCCCGAACGAAGCAGCCGCCCAGCACATCGCCACAATCTCCAAGGAGATCGGAGTTTCCGCCACTTCGGTAGCGGCGACGGCGAAGCTACTGGCGGAAGGCGCCACGGTTCCCTTCATTTCCCGTTACCGCAAGGAGGCCACCGGCTCGCTGGATGAAGTGCAGATCCAAGCTGTCCGCGACCGCATGTTGCAGCTCGCCGAACTCGATAGCCGGCGTGTCTCGATCATCAAATCGCTGGAAGAGCGGAATCTGCTTTCCCCGGAGCTGAAGAAGAAGATCGATGCTGCCGCGACGTTGAACTCGCTGGAGGACATCTTCGCCCCGTTCCGCCCGAAGCGCCAGACGCGTGCCACCAAGGCGAAGGATCAGGGCCTCGAACCGCTCGCCGAATGGCTGCTGGCCAACCAGAGCGCTGATCCGGCCGAAGAGGCGGCCAAGTTCGTGAACACCGGCGCGGAAGTGGAGAAGGAGAAGGAAGTGGCCGATGCCAATGCCGCCCTTGCTGGTGCCCGCGATATCATCGCCGAGCGCGTGACGGATGACACCGCGCTGCGCGGCCGGGTCCGCAAGATCTATGAGGAGGAAGCCACCGTCGTTTCCAAGGTGATGTATGGCAAGGATACCGATCCGGAGGCTGCCAAGTTCCGCGACTACTTCGAGTGGAGCGAGCCCTTCAAGAGCATCCCTTCCCACCGCATGCTGGCGATCCGCCGTGGTGAGAAGGAGAGCTTCCTGATCATGCGGATCGAAGTGCCGCTGGAGCGTGTCAGTCGCATCGCCGAGCCCGAGTGGGTGACCGGTCGCGGCCCCGCCGGTGAGCAGGTCCGCCTCGCGGTCGAGGACGGCTGCAAGCGTTTGCTGATGCCCTCGATGGAGACCGAGATGCGCTTGGCCGGGAAGAAGGTGGCCGACGAGACCGCGATCAAGGTCTTCGCCGACAACTTCCGCGAGCTGCTGCTCGCCTCGCCGCTGGGCCGCAAGCGCACGCTGGCCATCGACCCGGCCTTCCGCACCGGTTGCAAGACCGTGGTGCTGGATGCCCAGGGAGCGCTGCTTCATCACACGGTGCTCTATGCGACCGCTGGCTCGAACAACCAGCTCTACGAGGCTGCCGTCGAACTTACCGCCATGGTTGCGAAGTATAAGATCGAGGCCATCGCGATCGGCAACGGCACCGCCAGCCGCGAAACGGAAGCTTTCGTCCGCAAGCTCAAGCTGCCGACTTCGATCCCGATCATCATGGTGAACGAGTCGGGCGCGTCCGTTTACTCCGCCTCGGAAGTGGCGCGTGAGGAGTTCCCCACCGAAGACGTCACCGTGCGTGGTGCAGTGAGCATCGGCCGTCGTCTGATGGATCCGCTGGCGGAACTGGTGAAGATCGACCCGAAGGCCATTGGCGTGGGGCAGTACCAGCACGATGTCGATCAGCGCGCGTTGAAGGCGATTCTCGATGATACGGTGGTGAGCTCGGTGAACGCCGTGGGCGTGGAGCTGAACACGGCTTCAAAGCAGTTGCTCGCGTACGTCTCCGGTCTCAATTCCGCGCTGGCGGAAAACATCGTGGCCTTCCGCACCGAGCATGGCGGCTTCTCCTCGCGCGATGAACTCAAGAAGGTGCCGCGCCTCGGGGACAAAGCCTTCGAGCAAGCGGCGGGCTTCCTGCGGATCCGTGATAGCAAGCACCCGCTGGACTCTTCCGCGGTGCACCCGGAGCGCTACCCGCTGGTAGAGCGCATGGCAGCGGATGTCGGCTGCGAGGTGGCGGAGCTGATCAGCAACGAGGCCGCGCGCAAGAAGATCGACCTGAAGAAGTACGTCGATGGCGACGTCGGCCTGCCGACGCTGCAGGACATTCTCGCGGAGCTTGCGAAGCCGGGCCGCGATCCGCGCAAGCAGTTCGAGCTCTTCTCCTTCGCGGAGGGCGTCGACAAGCCCTCGGACCTCAAGGTCGGCATGAAGTTGCCGGGCATCGTCACGAACGTCACCGCCTTCGGTGCTTTCGTTGATGTGGGGGTTCACCAGGACGGTCTCGTGCACGTGAGCCAGTTGGCCGATCACTTCATCCGCGACCCCAACGAAGCGGTGAAGGTGGGTCAGAAAGTGAATGTCACTGTCATGGAAGTGGACCTGCCGCGCAACCGCATCGGCCTTTCCATGAAGTCGAAGCCGGACATGGAGCCACGCCGTGCACCGGGCGGTGGTGGTGGCGACGACCGCAACCGCGGACCGCGTCCCGACCAGCGCCGGGATTCCCGTCCGCAGCAGGGTGGGGGAGGTAACAACGACTGGTTCAGCCAAGCGATGAACCAGGCGAAGCGCAAGTAATGGAAGTTCGTCCTCGTCCCGGAGCTGCGGTGGCGACACCGCGGCTGGGACGGGTGGTGGCGATCGCGCCAGTCCTTACCGGCTAGCGCTGGATCGACATGAAGAAGGGGTGGATCATCGTCCAACGCAGGAACTGATCCACGCTCATTCGCTTCTTTCCGCTCAGCGGGTCCACGAAGACGATCTCCTCCGGGGTAAGCTCGAGCACCGCAATGAAATGACCGGCACCCGCGCCACCGGTGCCCAGAATTCCGGGGAGGTCCTTTGGATCGGGCAGACCATCGGGCGCGAGGAAGCGCACCGTGAAGCCGCGGTGCTTCACGGCCTTGGCCAGATGCCATGCCTCGGTACCGCTCTGCGAGGTCCATGCCTCCTTCGCGAGATCCCGTTCCGTGGTCTGTTGGTCGCCGAGATAGCGCAGGATGCTCGCCGCGCTCGCAGGGCCGCAGGTCACCATCGAGCTCTGGATGCAGGCATCGCCATCCCAGTGCTCCGTGAGTTGCGAAGGATCGATCGGGCGGAGCACCGGCTTGAGGAAGGGGACCACCAGTAGGATGATCCCGCAGGCCGTGGGCAGGGTTTTGAGAAGCTTCGGTAGCAGGTAACGCCACACTCCTGCAGCGCCGCCGAGCAGGGCGAGGAAGCCATCCGAGAAAGGCAGGGCCCGCAGCTCATACAGCAAGGGCGGCTCCGGCAGTAGATGGGCGTAATAGAGCGTGAACCACGCGGCCGGCAGGCAGAGCAGCAGCGAAGCCAAACCGAGAGTCCAGCGTGCCTTGGTCCCGAGCCGTCCCATCAGCTTCCATGCCCCGACATGCAGGGCCACAAAAACGGCGAAGGTGATCCCGAAGACGATGGGTGCCGACAGCATCATGCGCCGAGGAAGCCTGTCAGCGGGCTCGTCGCCGAGGCCGAGTCGCTCGGTTCCGGCAGACCCATCTGGTAGGCATCCCGTCCTGCTTCGACCGCCTTCTTGAAAGCAACCGCCATGCGCGAGGGATCGGAAGCGATCGCGATGGCCGTATTGACCAGTACAGCGTCCGCACCCAATTCCATGGCTTCCGCCGCGTGGCTCGGAGCGCCGAGGCCGGCATCCACCACCACCGGCACGATGGCTTGCTCGATGATGATGCGGATCTGGTCGCGGGTTACCA
This window of the Luteolibacter rhizosphaerae genome carries:
- a CDS encoding cysteine peptidase family C39 domain-containing protein, which gives rise to MMLSAPIVFGITFAVFVALHVGAWKLMGRLGTKARWTLGLASLLLCLPAAWFTLYYAHLLPEPPLLYELRALPFSDGFLALLGGAAGVWRYLLPKLLKTLPTACGIILLVVPFLKPVLRPIDPSQLTEHWDGDACIQSSMVTCGPASAASILRYLGDQQTTERDLAKEAWTSQSGTEAWHLAKAVKHRGFTVRFLAPDGLPDPKDLPGILGTGGAGAGHFIAVLELTPEEIVFVDPLSGKKRMSVDQFLRWTMIHPFFMSIQR
- a CDS encoding Tex family protein; translation: MSEVPNEAAAQHIATISKEIGVSATSVAATAKLLAEGATVPFISRYRKEATGSLDEVQIQAVRDRMLQLAELDSRRVSIIKSLEERNLLSPELKKKIDAAATLNSLEDIFAPFRPKRQTRATKAKDQGLEPLAEWLLANQSADPAEEAAKFVNTGAEVEKEKEVADANAALAGARDIIAERVTDDTALRGRVRKIYEEEATVVSKVMYGKDTDPEAAKFRDYFEWSEPFKSIPSHRMLAIRRGEKESFLIMRIEVPLERVSRIAEPEWVTGRGPAGEQVRLAVEDGCKRLLMPSMETEMRLAGKKVADETAIKVFADNFRELLLASPLGRKRTLAIDPAFRTGCKTVVLDAQGALLHHTVLYATAGSNNQLYEAAVELTAMVAKYKIEAIAIGNGTASRETEAFVRKLKLPTSIPIIMVNESGASVYSASEVAREEFPTEDVTVRGAVSIGRRLMDPLAELVKIDPKAIGVGQYQHDVDQRALKAILDDTVVSSVNAVGVELNTASKQLLAYVSGLNSALAENIVAFRTEHGGFSSRDELKKVPRLGDKAFEQAAGFLRIRDSKHPLDSSAVHPERYPLVERMAADVGCEVAELISNEAARKKIDLKKYVDGDVGLPTLQDILAELAKPGRDPRKQFELFSFAEGVDKPSDLKVGMKLPGIVTNVTAFGAFVDVGVHQDGLVHVSQLADHFIRDPNEAVKVGQKVNVTVMEVDLPRNRIGLSMKSKPDMEPRRAPGGGGGDDRNRGPRPDQRRDSRPQQGGGGNNDWFSQAMNQAKRK